One window from the genome of Glycine soja cultivar W05 chromosome 12, ASM419377v2, whole genome shotgun sequence encodes:
- the LOC114380168 gene encoding transcription initiation factor IIA large subunit-like, with translation MAASSTSQVYIQVIDDVMIKVRDEFVNNGGPGDEVLKELQSIWESKMLQAGAIVGPIERSGAPKPTPGGPITPVHDLNMPYEGTEEYETPTAEMLFPPTPLQTPLQTPLPGTVDNSMYNIPTGPSDYPSAGNEPGENNEIKGGRPGPYMQPPPWTSQNQNQRAPLDVNVAYVEGRDAAERGASNQPLTQDFFMSSGKRKRDEIASQYNAGGYIPQQDGAGDADSQIFEIEVYGGGISIDAGHSTSNGKMPAHSDRPASQIPQFDGPIPYDDDVVSTPNMYNYGVFNEDYNIANTPASSDVPASTPAPVAQNEVDEEDDDDDEPLNENDDDDDLDDLDQGEDQNTHHLVLAQFDKVTRTKSRWKCTLKDGIMHINNKDILFNKATGEFEF, from the exons ATGGCGGCCTCCTCCACCAGCCAGGTCTACATCCAGGTAATCGACGATGTCATGATCAAGGTCCGCGACGAGTTCGTCAACAACGGTGGTCCCGGCGATGAAGTTCTCAAGGAGCTTCAATCT ATATGGGAATCGAAGATGTTGCAAGCTGGTGCCATTGTCGGCCCCATAGAAAGGTCCGGGGCGCCTAAGCCAACGCCCGGCGGTCCAATTACTCCTGTTCATGATCTTAACATGCCTTATGAGGGGACTGAGGAGTATGAAACTCCCACAGCGGAAATGCTTTTCCCCCCT ACGCCATTGCAAACTCCTCTTCAAACCCCTTTACCAGGAACTGTGGATAACTCAATGTATAACATTCCCACTGGACCTAGTGACTACCCGTCTGCTGGAAATGAACCTGGTGAAAATAATGAGATAAAAGGTGGAAGGCCTGGTCCATACATG CAACCTCCTCCCTGGACGAGCCAGAACCAGAACCAGAGGGCTCCACTTGACGTCAATGTTG CTTATGTGGAAGGGCGGGATGCTGCGGAAAGAGGAGCCTCTAATCAACCTCTGACACAG GACTTCTTCATGTCCTCGGGGAAGCGGAAACGTGATGAAATTGCTTCTCAATATAATGCTGGTGGATATATACCTCAGCAAGATGGAGCTGGAGATGCTGATTCtcaaatttttgaaattgaa GTGTATGGAGGGGGCATCTCCATTGATGCAGGTCACTCTACTTCTAATGGAAAAATGCCAGCACATTCAGACAGGCCAGCTTCTCAGATTCCTCAATTTGATGGACCAATTCCTTACGATGATGATGTGGTTTCTACTCCAAAT ATGTACAATTATGGAGTGTTCAATGAAGACTACAACATTGCAAATACACCAGCTTCTTCTG ATGTACCAGCAAGTACCCCTGCTCCTGTTGCTCAAAATGAggttgatgaagaagatgatgatgatgatgagcccctaaatgaaaatgatgatgatgatgatttggaTGATTTGGATCAGGGAGAGGATCAAAATACACACCATCTTGTTTTGGCCCAGTTTGACAAG GTGACGCGTACCAAGAGTAGATGGAAGTGCACCCTAAAGGATGGTATCATGCATATAAATAATAAGGACATTCTCTTCAATAAG GCAACTGGAGAATTTGAATTCTGA
- the LOC114380053 gene encoding D-xylose-proton symporter-like 3, chloroplastic, translated as MASTSLFNFRLPLFNFNPLHHRRIKRPKSLLSSPRNSPRLVSSINDHLALTRVTYPLLQSHSAPKRRFHVGVQKEYSDGESSESIVSNATYQEEFSWSSVVLPFLFPALGGLLFGYDIGATSGATISLQSPELSGISWFNLSAIQLGLVVSGSLYGALLGSLVAFAIADFLGRKKQLITAALLYLFGGVITAYAPELGVLLAGRLIYGLGIGLAMHGAPLYIAETCPSQIRGTLVSLKELFIVLGILLGYFVGSFLIETVGGWRFMYGFSAPVAVLMGLGMWTLPNSPRWLLLRAVQGKGSFQDLKEQAIASLSKLRGRPPGDKESEKQIEETLVSLKSVYADQESEGNFLEVFQGPNLKAFIIGGGLVLFQQITGQPSVLYYAGPILQSAGFSAASDATKVSVVIGLFKLLMTWIAVLKVDDLGRRPLLIGGVSGIALSLVLLSAYYKFLGGFPLVAVGALLLYVGCYQISFGPISWLMVSEVFPLRTRGKGISLAVLTNFASNAVVTFAFSPLKEFLGAENLFLLFGAIATLSLLFIIFSVPETKGMSLEDIESKILK; from the exons ATGGCATCAACTTCTCTCTTCAACTTCAGACTCCCTCTGTTCAACTTCAACCCACTGCACCATCGACGGATAAAGAGGCCAAAATCTCTGCTGTCCTCTCCTCGCAACAGTCCACGCCTCGTTTCTTCCATTAACGACCATTTGGCGCTCACACGTGTCACATATCCGCTTCTCCAATCTCACTCTGCTCCGAAGCGCAGATTCCAC GTTGGTGTACAGAAAGAGTATTCTGATGGGGAAAGCTCTGAGTCGATTGTTTCTAACGCTACATACCAAGAGGAATTTTCCTGGTCTTCTGTAGTTCTTCC gtTTCTATTCCCCGCATTGGGTGGCTTGTTATTTGGTTATGATATTGGTGCCACCTCTGGCGCTACAATCTCACTgcag TCACCTGAGCTTAGCGGTATATCATGGTTCAATCTTTCTGCCATTCAGCTTGGACTAGTG GTTAGTGGTTCCCTATACGGGGCTCTTCTTGGCTCGCTTGTTGCATTTGCGATAGCTGATTTCCTTG GGAGGAAGAAACAACTCATTACTGCAGCACTGTTGTATTTGTTTGGTGGTGTGATTACTGCCTATGCACCAGAACTTGGTGTTCTCTTAGCAGGAAGGCTGATTTATGGACTTGGTATAGGTTTG GCCATGCATGGGGCTCCTTTATATATTGCGGAGACTTGCCCATCACAAATCCGTGGGACATTAGTATCATTAAAAGAACTCTTCATTGTCCTTGGGATTCTG CTTGGTTATTTTGTGGGAAGCTTTCTGATTGAGACAGTTGGAGGATGGCGGTTCATGTACGGATTTAGTGCTCCAGTTGCTGTATTAATGGGGCTTGGAATGTGGACTCTCCCCAATTCTCCACGGTGGTTGCTTCTCAGAGCAGTGCAAGGAAAAGGTTCTTTTCAAGATTTGAAGGAACAGGCAATTGCTTCCCTGAGCAAATTAAGGGGCCGACCACCTGGTGACAAAGAATCTGAGAAGCAAATAGAAGAGACCCTTGTCTCATTGAAATCTGTCTATGCAGACCAGGAATCCGAGGGGAATTTCTTAGAGGTGTTTCAGGGTCCCAATCTGAAAGCTTTCATAATTGGTGGGGGGCTAGTCCTATTTCAACAG ATAACAGGTCAACCAAGTGTTCTGTATTATGCAGGCCCAATTCTTCAG AGTGCTGGATTTTCTGCTGCATCTGATGCTACAAAAGTTTCAGTTGTTATTGGCCTATTCAAG TTACTAATGACTTGGATTGCTGTCCTAAAAGTTGATGATTTGGGGAGAAGACCTCTGCTGATTGGAGGTGTCAGTGGCATT GCCCTTTCTCTAGTTCTCCTTTCTGCTTATTATAAATTTCTTGGAGGTTTTCCACTTGTTGCTGTTGGAGCTTTACTTCTTTATGTTGGTTGCTACCAG ATATCATTTGGGCCAATAAGTTGGCTAATGGTATCAGAGGTCTTCCCACTTCGCACTAGAGGCAAGGGGATTAGTCTGGCTGTTCTTACCAACTTCGCTTCAAATGCTGTTGTTACCTTTGCATTCTCCCCGCTAAAG GAGTTTCTAGGAGCTGAAaatctttttctcctttttggGGCTATTGCTACTCTATCACTTTTGTTCATTATCTTTTCTGTTCCAGAGACAAAAGGCATGAGTTTAGAAGATATAGAATCCAAAATCTTGAAGTGA
- the LOC114380054 gene encoding polycystic kidney disease protein 1-like 3 has product MIQLKRPQRHVETPTTPPTIQTMEQLLRAEESSKSKRSPTFSSSSSSSSNSFSPSSPFFQRLRHHDSEEDHGQNQKKSVLTKVKEKAKKLRHSLSKRRHEDGSPTSPSSGDGVEEDAEYLGAPMYKSEKSPQGYEANARQHSSPRGNPVFPEKHVLSSSDKHVVELDHQEKTLSRSISKKTATQPATTISSPNATTATTFNTHTNTNALFGPNKTMTETVAKKPTPVHVQKPDAAHITSKIQDRTVSKPTEHHDHPSPLTVKTARNTSLSYAAPCTPPAKLPSVVASSTLETTPASVTPAPSSAPAFSGKNTSPTAKIWDKGVSMKEYLLNKLEPGEDEKALSQVISEAMSPRRTPGDAGVMEKVKEVVTSLLRTEEPTKYADMTTTATATSTTTPTRISRQSPVSTNASRISSQMSASTSASRPSSEMPASTSGSRSSSQIPEFFNAQQDFAVGEEENHGRILQTN; this is encoded by the exons atgattcaaCTCAAACGCCCTCAGAGACATGTTGAAACTCCAACAACTCCCCCTACCATCCAAACCATGGAACAACTCCTCCGAG CTGAAGAATCCTCCAAGTCTAAGCGGTCACCaaccttctcctcctcctcctcctcctcctccaacTCTTTTTCTCCATCTTCCCCTTTCTTCCAAAGGTTGAGGCACCATGACTCAGAAGAAGACCATGGCCAGAATCAGAAGAAATCAGTTCTCACCAAGGTGAAGGAGAAGGCCAAGAAACTTCGACACAGCCTCAGCAAGAGGAGACACGAGGACGGGAGCCCCACTAGTCCCTCATCCGGTGATGGAGTAGAAGAAGATGCTGAATACCTCGGAGCTCCTA TGTACAAATCGGAGAAGTCACCTCAAGGATACGAAGCAAATGCAAGGCAGCATTCAAGTCCAAGAGGAAATCCAGTATTCCCGGAGAAGCATGTGTTATCAAGCAGTGACAAACACGTGGTGGAACTAGATCATCAAGAAAAGACACTAAGCCGCTCCATATCTAAGAAAACAGCAACACAACCTGCAACAACAATCTCTTCTCCAAATGCTACCACTGCCACTACTTTTAATACTCATACAAATACTAATGCTCTTTTTGGTCCAAACAAGACAATGACTGAAACCGTAGCAAAGAAACCCACACCAGTTCATGTTCAAAAACCAGATGCAGCTCATATAACCTCCAAAATTCAAGACCGTACTGTGTCCAAACCCACAGAGCATCATGATCACCCTTCACCATTAACGGTTAAGACAGCTCGCAACACTTCTTTGTCCTATGCTGCTCCATGCACTCCCCCTGCAAAGTTACCCTCCGTTGTTGCTTCAAGCACTCTGGAAACTACACCGGCTTCAGTGACACCAGCTCCTTCGTCTGCTCCAGCATTTAGTGGGAAGAACACAAGTCCCACCGCGAAAATATGGGACAAGGGTGTGTCAATGAAAGAGTATTTGCTGAACAAATTGGAGCCAGGGGAAGATGAGAAGGCGCTGTCTCAGGTGATATCTGAAGCAATGAGTCCTAGGAGAACTCCCGGTGATGCAGGCGTGATGGAGAAAGTGAAAGAAGTTGTAACTTCTTTGCTCCGAACTGAGgaaccaacaaaatatgcaGACATGACTACTACCGCTACTGCTACCAGTACTACTACTCCTACTCGCATATCGCGTCAAAGCCCGGTATCTACCAACGCTTCCCGCATTTCATCTCAAATGTCAGCATCTACCAGTGCTTCTCGTCCTTCATCTGAAATGCCAGCATCTACCAGCGGTTCTCGTTCTTCATCTCAAATCCCAGAATTTTTCAACGCTCAACAAG ACTTTGCAGTGGGTGAGGAAGAAAACCATGGCCGAATTCTTCAGACAAATTGA